Proteins co-encoded in one Campylobacter concisus genomic window:
- the cysS gene encoding cysteine--tRNA ligase → MRIFDTSKREKVEFSPIKDGEVSIYLCGPTVYDDAHLGHAKSAVSFDLLRRVLKALGYKVKFARNYTDIDDKILNKMGQTGQSLEEITNKYIAHYESDMNALNVLDPDFKPKATQCLEAIISYIKILMDRGFAYKTSDGIYFDTSKDSGYFSISGKDNNTDLIARVASFGEKRDEKDFVLWKFDEKWYESPFGKGRPGWHTECVAMIREFLSDKENDKFEIDIHAGGIDLLFPHHENEASQCRCAYHKNLSKYWMHNGFIKVNNEKMSKSLNNSFFVKDAIKNVHGEVLRYYLLTSHYRAHFNYSDEDLVASKKRLDKIYRLKKRVDGVQAGAINESFKSELLEALSDDLNASKALASVDEFVKTANEKLDNSPKDKAYKAEVVANLELISEILGIASTNYVEYFQFGVSDEQKEHIQRLLDERAVAKKEKNFAMADEIRDELEKMNISIMDTPNGAVWEKNND, encoded by the coding sequence ATGCGAATTTTTGATACTTCTAAAAGAGAAAAGGTTGAGTTTAGCCCTATTAAAGATGGTGAAGTTAGCATCTACCTATGCGGTCCAACGGTCTATGACGACGCGCATTTGGGGCATGCAAAGTCAGCCGTTAGCTTTGATCTTTTAAGAAGGGTCTTAAAAGCGCTTGGCTACAAGGTCAAATTTGCAAGAAACTACACCGATATCGACGATAAAATTTTAAATAAAATGGGGCAAACTGGCCAAAGCCTAGAGGAGATCACAAACAAGTATATAGCGCATTATGAGAGCGACATGAACGCTTTAAACGTGCTTGATCCAGACTTTAAGCCAAAGGCTACGCAGTGTTTGGAGGCGATCATTAGCTACATCAAGATACTTATGGATAGAGGCTTCGCGTATAAAACGAGCGATGGAATTTACTTTGATACGAGCAAGGATAGTGGATATTTTAGCATTAGCGGCAAGGATAACAATACCGATCTAATCGCGCGTGTGGCAAGTTTTGGCGAGAAAAGAGACGAAAAAGACTTTGTGCTTTGGAAATTTGATGAGAAATGGTACGAGAGCCCATTTGGCAAGGGTCGCCCTGGCTGGCACACCGAGTGCGTAGCGATGATAAGAGAATTTTTAAGTGACAAAGAAAATGATAAATTTGAGATCGACATCCACGCTGGTGGCATTGACTTACTCTTCCCACACCATGAAAATGAAGCAAGTCAGTGCAGATGCGCCTATCATAAAAATTTGAGCAAATACTGGATGCATAATGGCTTTATAAAAGTAAATAACGAAAAGATGAGTAAGAGTCTAAATAACAGCTTTTTCGTAAAGGACGCCATAAAAAATGTTCATGGCGAAGTGCTTAGATATTACTTGCTTACAAGCCATTACAGAGCTCATTTTAACTATTCAGATGAAGATCTAGTAGCTTCAAAAAAGAGACTTGATAAAATTTATCGCCTCAAAAAAAGGGTTGATGGCGTGCAAGCAGGTGCAATAAATGAGAGCTTTAAAAGTGAGCTACTTGAGGCGCTAAGCGATGATCTAAACGCTTCAAAGGCGCTTGCAAGCGTTGATGAGTTTGTAAAAACAGCAAACGAAAAGCTTGATAATAGCCCAAAAGATAAAGCCTACAAGGCCGAAGTAGTGGCGAATTTGGAGCTTATAAGTGAAATTTTAGGCATTGCTAGCACAAATTATGTTGAGTATTTTCAGTTTGGCGTAAGTGACGAGCAAAAAGAGCACATCCAAAGACTTCTTGATGAGCGCGCGGTAGCTAAAAAAGAGAAAAATTTTGCAATGGCTGATGAGATAAGAGATGAGCTAGAAAAGATGAATATCTCTATCATGGATACACCAAATGGCGCAGTTTGGGAGAAAAATAATGACTAA
- a CDS encoding alpha/beta fold hydrolase has protein sequence MASRAVKYGSNEYEISYEVVNPKCKKIVLFLHGWGANKEIMKKAFGRYLSEFCHVYIDMPGFGKSSITDPLKTSDYAKIVEIFCDELGIKPDIIVGHSFGGKAATLLKPQYLVLLSSAGIIVKKPFIVRAKIAIFKIFKLFGFGKFYKLFATKDVSGMSRVMYETLKNVVDEDFTKHFASFGGKALIFWGENDKATPITSGESIHKLIKNSSFFPLNGDHFFFLLHAKFISDEIEKGIKFEPNEAKNVVLDDESGIEEIR, from the coding sequence ATGGCGAGTAGGGCGGTAAAGTACGGCTCAAATGAGTATGAGATCAGCTACGAAGTAGTAAATCCAAAATGCAAAAAAATAGTGCTTTTTTTGCACGGCTGGGGCGCAAACAAAGAGATAATGAAAAAGGCTTTTGGGCGCTATCTAAGCGAGTTTTGCCATGTTTATATCGATATGCCAGGCTTTGGTAAAAGCTCCATTACTGATCCGTTAAAAACAAGTGATTACGCAAAAATCGTTGAAATTTTCTGTGATGAGCTTGGCATAAAGCCAGATATCATCGTAGGACATAGCTTTGGCGGCAAGGCTGCAACGCTTCTAAAACCGCAATATCTTGTGCTTTTGAGCTCAGCTGGCATAATTGTCAAAAAGCCATTTATCGTGCGCGCAAAGATCGCTATTTTTAAAATTTTTAAGCTTTTTGGATTTGGAAAATTTTATAAACTCTTTGCCACAAAAGATGTAAGCGGTATGAGTAGAGTGATGTATGAGACCCTAAAAAACGTAGTTGATGAGGATTTTACAAAGCATTTTGCCAGCTTTGGTGGCAAGGCTTTGATATTCTGGGGCGAAAATGACAAGGCAACGCCTATAACAAGCGGAGAGAGTATACATAAGCTCATTAAAAATAGTTCATTTTTTCCGCTTAATGGTGATCATTTTTTCTTTTTACTTCACGCTAAATTTATAAGTGACGAGATAGAAAAAGGGATAAAATTTGAGCCAAATGAAGCAAAAAATGTCGTGCTTGACGATGAGAGCGGTATCGAGGAGATAAGATGA
- the ruvA gene encoding Holliday junction branch migration protein RuvA: MIKAIEGVVSKKDPAFVILKTNSGVSYGIFISLFCSAKLSKGEKVELAITQIIREDANLLYGFLDANEQKMFEMLIKLNGIGASTAMAVCSSLSSQAFTNAIISGDADTFKSVPGIGPKTARRIIAELSDAKLISDESVPSYQNEALLALEALGFKREKIVKILPECKSENTSDLIKEALKKLG, encoded by the coding sequence ATGATAAAAGCGATCGAAGGTGTCGTCAGCAAAAAAGATCCCGCATTTGTGATACTTAAAACAAATAGTGGCGTAAGCTATGGAATTTTTATCTCACTTTTTTGCTCAGCCAAGCTTAGCAAGGGCGAAAAAGTCGAGCTTGCCATAACGCAGATCATAAGAGAGGACGCAAATTTACTTTACGGCTTTTTGGATGCAAATGAGCAAAAGATGTTTGAGATGCTAATAAAGCTAAATGGCATCGGAGCTAGTACGGCTATGGCAGTTTGCTCAAGTCTTAGCTCGCAAGCATTTACAAACGCCATAATAAGCGGCGATGCAGATACTTTTAAAAGTGTGCCAGGTATCGGACCAAAGACTGCTAGACGCATTATAGCTGAGCTAAGTGATGCAAAACTAATAAGTGATGAGAGTGTGCCAAGCTATCAAAATGAGGCACTTTTAGCACTTGAAGCGCTTGGCTTTAAGCGTGAGAAGATAGTGAAAATTTTGCCTGAGTGCAAGAGTGAAAATACGAGTGATCTTATAAAAGAAGCATTAAAGAAATTAGGATAA
- a CDS encoding quinone-dependent dihydroorotate dehydrogenase, which produces MSLNYETLKSIFFKFDPETAHKIAELAMIGANKIFPGSLSFVANKCVVDDNALKQNLFSSTYHNPVGIAGGFDKNATMFEALTALGFGYLEFGTFTPKPQPGNDKPRLFRLIDEESIQNAMGFNNDGCEAIKNRVKKLYPYTLPIWANIGKNKVTPNEDAIKDYKILVKEFSEICDTFVINVSSPNTPNLRALQDESFIKELFSVILPLTKKPIIFKIAPDMSHEDAIKLCSCAVENGASGVLVSNTSVDYSLSHSSNLKDFGGLSGKVVAQKSKEIFKAVADELYGKTTLIACGGIDSGAEAYERIKMGANLVQIFTSFIFKGPMIARDINLEILELLKRDGFASISEAVGIDVKK; this is translated from the coding sequence ATGAGCTTAAACTACGAAACTTTAAAATCTATATTTTTTAAATTCGATCCTGAAACTGCCCATAAAATCGCAGAACTTGCAATGATCGGAGCAAATAAAATTTTTCCAGGATCATTAAGCTTTGTAGCAAATAAGTGCGTGGTCGATGACAATGCGCTAAAACAAAATTTATTTTCAAGCACTTATCACAACCCAGTTGGCATAGCAGGTGGCTTTGATAAAAACGCCACGATGTTTGAGGCACTAACAGCCCTTGGATTTGGGTATTTAGAATTTGGTACATTTACACCAAAGCCACAGCCCGGCAACGACAAACCAAGGCTTTTTAGACTCATAGATGAAGAGAGTATCCAAAATGCGATGGGTTTTAACAACGATGGCTGCGAGGCTATCAAAAATAGAGTCAAAAAACTTTATCCTTATACTTTACCTATCTGGGCAAATATCGGTAAAAACAAGGTTACACCAAACGAAGATGCAATAAAAGACTATAAAATTTTAGTAAAAGAATTTAGCGAAATTTGCGACACCTTTGTCATAAACGTCTCATCACCAAACACGCCAAATTTAAGAGCCTTGCAAGATGAGAGCTTCATAAAAGAACTTTTTAGCGTCATTTTGCCACTTACTAAAAAACCAATTATCTTTAAAATCGCTCCTGATATGAGCCACGAAGATGCGATCAAGCTTTGTAGCTGCGCGGTAGAAAACGGCGCTAGTGGCGTGCTTGTCTCAAATACAAGCGTTGATTATTCACTCTCTCACTCGTCAAATTTGAAGGATTTTGGTGGACTAAGTGGCAAAGTAGTCGCTCAAAAGTCAAAAGAGATATTTAAAGCTGTGGCAGATGAGCTTTACGGCAAGACGACGCTTATAGCATGTGGCGGCATAGATAGCGGCGCAGAGGCATATGAGCGCATAAAAATGGGAGCAAATTTAGTGCAAATTTTTACAAGCTTTATCTTTAAAGGGCCAATGATCGCAAGAGATATAAATTTAGAAATTTTAGAACTTTTAAAAAGAGATG
- a CDS encoding D-alanine--D-alanine ligase: MNLGVVFGAKSYEHEISIVSAIVLKNVLKQELKFIFCDANRDFYLIEEKDMRANFFSSGKYKNSKKLILSKGGFFIHSLFGDKKVECDVIINLIHGMDGEDGKIAALFDFYGIKYIGPRLEVSALSYNKELTKFLAQKAGVKALDYEMLTRQSEPKFHYPIILKPARLGSSIGVNIVHDASELAYAKDVAFEFDKDVLVEPFIKGVKEYNLAGCKIDGKIKFSIIEEPKKKEFLDYEQKYLSFSNENKVKEAEISEELKQNLKFNFSKIYDCGFDGAIIRCDFFVIDDEVYLNEINPNPGSLANYLFEDFESTLNALANSLPRERNIKIDYSFINSITSVKGRGKI; encoded by the coding sequence ATGAATTTAGGTGTGGTATTTGGAGCAAAGAGCTATGAACATGAGATAAGCATAGTTAGTGCGATAGTTTTAAAAAATGTCCTAAAACAAGAGCTAAAATTTATATTTTGCGACGCAAATAGAGATTTTTATCTTATCGAAGAGAAAGATATGAGAGCAAATTTCTTTAGCTCAGGCAAGTACAAAAATTCAAAAAAGCTCATTTTATCTAAAGGTGGATTTTTCATACACTCTCTCTTTGGCGATAAAAAAGTAGAGTGCGATGTCATTATAAATTTGATCCACGGCATGGACGGCGAAGATGGCAAGATAGCGGCACTTTTTGACTTTTACGGCATAAAATATATAGGTCCAAGGCTTGAAGTAAGTGCGCTTAGCTACAATAAAGAATTAACCAAATTTCTAGCGCAAAAAGCTGGCGTAAAGGCGCTTGACTATGAGATGCTAACTCGTCAAAGTGAGCCAAAATTTCACTATCCTATTATTTTAAAGCCAGCAAGACTTGGAAGTAGCATCGGCGTAAATATAGTGCATGACGCCAGTGAGCTAGCTTATGCAAAAGACGTGGCATTTGAGTTTGATAAAGATGTGCTTGTCGAGCCTTTTATAAAGGGAGTAAAAGAGTACAACCTCGCAGGCTGTAAGATAGATGGAAAGATAAAATTTTCTATCATCGAAGAGCCAAAAAAGAAAGAATTTCTTGACTATGAGCAGAAATATCTTAGCTTTTCAAATGAAAACAAGGTAAAAGAGGCTGAAATTTCTGAAGAGTTAAAGCAAAATCTTAAATTTAATTTTTCAAAAATTTATGATTGTGGATTTGACGGAGCGATCATTAGATGCGACTTTTTTGTGATAGATGATGAGGTCTATCTAAATGAGATAAATCCAAATCCAGGAAGCCTTGCAAACTATCTATTTGAGGATTTTGAGAGTACTTTAAATGCTCTTGCAAACTCACTTCCAAGAGAGCGTAATATAAAAATCGATTATAGCTTCATAAACTCGATCACTTCAGTAAAAGGTCGCGGGAAAATTTAG
- a CDS encoding ABC transporter ATP-binding protein: MTNFGLKDVLKRFGPYFKDYIPHFILAFIGMGLASGGTAVSAYLVEPVLNKIFVEKNETLLYLLPCAIIAIYLLKNIGTFMQAYFTAYIGQDTIRRFREKMVENLLNLDIKFFNDFRTGELISRTTNDIERIRSIVSSFIPELIRELVTIIGLLCVVIYQSPKLAFFALVVMPVAIYPISRLAKKMKKISKQSQEKTSDITSALSEIFTNIEIIKANNAQKYEHSRFVEENNKFFKLNLKTVKIEQLVSPLMETIGSIGVAAVIIVGGKDVIDGNINMGAFFSFLTALFMLYTPLKRIVNIYNKMQDAIAASERTFFLMDKVSEIKDGEKELSEEINLIKFKGVCLNYGDKEVLKGINLEARKSEFIALVGSSGGGKTSLMNLLMRFYDVNSGEILINNTNLKDIKIHSLRQNIGLVTQRVYIFNDTIAKNVAYGREFNEEAVINALKMANAYEFVNKLDNGINTILNEFGTNLSGGQRQRIAIARALYQNPQILIFDEATSALDNESEKEITKAINNLRNKKIIFVIAHRLSTVESADKIAVLSDGKIVDIGSDEELSKRNEIYAKLKGKALV; the protein is encoded by the coding sequence ATGACTAACTTTGGCTTAAAAGATGTGCTAAAACGCTTTGGCCCATATTTTAAAGACTACATTCCACACTTTATCCTAGCCTTCATTGGCATGGGGCTTGCAAGTGGCGGAACAGCGGTCAGTGCGTATTTGGTGGAGCCAGTACTTAATAAAATTTTCGTTGAAAAAAACGAAACACTGCTTTATTTGTTACCATGTGCGATCATCGCTATTTATCTGTTAAAAAATATAGGCACATTTATGCAGGCTTATTTTACGGCATATATCGGCCAAGATACGATTAGAAGATTTCGTGAAAAGATGGTCGAAAATTTACTAAATTTGGACATAAAATTTTTTAATGATTTTAGAACAGGCGAGCTAATAAGCAGAACCACGAACGACATAGAGCGCATAAGATCTATTGTTTCAAGTTTCATACCTGAGCTTATTAGAGAGCTTGTAACTATCATAGGCCTGCTTTGTGTAGTCATATATCAAAGCCCTAAATTGGCGTTTTTTGCACTTGTGGTCATGCCAGTAGCCATTTATCCGATCTCGCGCCTTGCTAAAAAGATGAAAAAAATTTCAAAGCAGTCGCAAGAAAAGACATCCGATATCACTTCAGCCTTGAGTGAAATTTTTACAAATATCGAGATAATTAAAGCAAATAATGCCCAAAAATACGAGCATTCACGTTTTGTTGAAGAAAATAACAAATTTTTCAAGCTAAATCTTAAAACCGTAAAAATTGAGCAATTAGTAAGTCCGCTTATGGAAACGATAGGCTCTATTGGTGTCGCAGCCGTTATTATCGTAGGAGGCAAAGACGTCATCGACGGAAATATAAATATGGGTGCATTTTTCTCGTTTTTAACCGCGCTTTTTATGCTCTACACCCCACTAAAACGTATCGTAAATATATACAATAAAATGCAGGATGCGATCGCCGCAAGTGAGAGAACCTTTTTCTTGATGGATAAAGTGAGTGAGATAAAAGATGGTGAAAAAGAATTAAGCGAAGAGATAAACCTAATCAAATTTAAGGGTGTCTGCCTAAACTACGGTGACAAAGAGGTTTTAAAAGGGATAAATTTAGAGGCTCGTAAGTCAGAATTTATAGCCCTTGTTGGCTCAAGTGGTGGCGGAAAAACCTCGCTCATGAATCTGCTCATGAGATTTTACGACGTAAATAGCGGAGAAATTTTAATAAATAATACAAATTTAAAAGATATCAAAATCCACTCACTTCGCCAAAACATCGGACTTGTAACGCAGCGTGTCTATATCTTTAACGATACAATCGCTAAAAACGTGGCTTACGGCAGAGAATTTAACGAAGAAGCCGTGATAAATGCACTAAAAATGGCAAATGCTTATGAGTTTGTAAACAAACTAGATAACGGCATAAACACTATCTTAAACGAATTTGGCACAAACCTTTCAGGCGGTCAAAGACAACGCATCGCAATAGCAAGGGCACTTTATCAAAACCCACAAATTCTTATCTTTGACGAGGCCACTTCAGCGCTTGATAACGAGAGTGAAAAAGAGATCACAAAGGCTATAAACAACCTAAGAAACAAAAAGATCATCTTTGTCATCGCTCACCGTCTAAGCACAGTTGAAAGTGCTGATAAGATCGCGGTTTTAAGTGATGGAAAGATAGTTGATATCGGAAGCGATGAAGAACTTAGCAAGAGAAATGAAATTTATGCAAAACTTAAAGGCAAAGCCTTAGTTTAA
- a CDS encoding type II toxin-antitoxin system Phd/YefM family antitoxin: MVTFTKDEIYTATEVVRNFSSVLSRVGANELKRAVIVKNNKFEAVLLNMEEYERLCEAVSVLESIYTAKKRENDGE, encoded by the coding sequence ATGGTAACTTTTACAAAAGATGAAATTTATACAGCAACTGAAGTGGTTAGAAATTTTAGTTCAGTGCTCTCTCGTGTGGGAGCTAATGAATTAAAAAGAGCGGTTATTGTAAAAAATAATAAATTTGAAGCAGTGCTTTTAAATATGGAAGAGTATGAACGCCTTTGCGAGGCAGTAAGCGTGCTTGAGAGCATTTATACTGCAAAAAAAAGAGAGAACGATGGCGAGTAG
- a CDS encoding flagellar assembly protein A yields the protein MSENVQENERFLPPTQIQTSTPYISLKELSKQYSVPVEFIDFKILDILTYYKNKDNEEPVFVPEENLDFFDDNTFYLDETLEIEQVYDVEFFDVRLNAVPKLPKIEIGVNSTVTKVVAKVKATKDCEYEQHYEDKLFEYIAKQLMKAQILIGIRIGKLKDELKQIASVVHVKGELDKDYILNITQGINPKKATDAKILYYYKDKLDAIKEEDKVDYADRGFVFGVAQDEVIMEEKKSHEGQNGRDARGKLLAVEKPKEDTGKEISISENIERVENDDSIIYIAKKSGYVVEKNGSFDIEERIEINEANFKTTGSIQAGTDTNVTLVVRETDTIKDAIGTGIIVEADEIEVKGNVGANAMVKANEVIIGGQTHQKAKIYAKNAKISIHIGKVEAENVEIDRLEGGNVVAKRVKINSVVGGSITAQNIQINTLGSNCTITASHLIDVRYLRGTDNKFIIDTSKMPESAEATQEQLNKIENTKAELASLLKNIETKKNVINENKDSIYTIKAKVEELSKAKVIPPVTFMKKLKEYQGLVNEYNTLLKIFKDKKDLLATLKDELEIMQNGIFSAKVINRGNWVELNEIRFVIVDPPQNVTYISKQNETAHAITLEKIGDGDEAEYKIKKSNRLEDYTDTNF from the coding sequence TTGAGCGAGAACGTGCAAGAAAACGAGAGATTTTTACCGCCAACGCAAATTCAAACTTCAACGCCTTATATATCGCTTAAAGAACTAAGCAAACAATACAGCGTACCGGTAGAATTTATAGATTTTAAAATTTTAGACATTTTGACTTATTATAAAAATAAAGATAATGAAGAGCCAGTTTTTGTCCCTGAAGAAAATTTAGACTTTTTTGATGATAATACTTTTTATCTTGACGAGACGCTAGAGATCGAGCAGGTCTATGATGTGGAATTTTTTGATGTTAGGCTAAATGCTGTGCCAAAGCTTCCAAAGATAGAGATTGGTGTAAATTCAACGGTTACAAAAGTAGTCGCAAAGGTAAAAGCCACAAAAGATTGTGAATACGAACAGCATTACGAAGATAAACTTTTTGAATATATCGCCAAACAGCTTATGAAAGCTCAAATTTTAATAGGTATAAGGATCGGCAAACTAAAAGACGAGCTAAAACAAATCGCCTCGGTTGTGCATGTAAAGGGCGAACTTGATAAAGACTACATACTAAACATAACACAAGGTATAAATCCAAAAAAAGCTACCGATGCAAAGATACTTTACTACTACAAAGATAAACTTGATGCGATAAAAGAGGAAGATAAGGTTGATTACGCTGATAGAGGTTTTGTTTTTGGCGTGGCACAAGATGAAGTAATAATGGAAGAGAAAAAGTCTCACGAAGGGCAAAATGGCCGTGATGCGAGAGGTAAATTATTAGCAGTAGAAAAGCCAAAAGAAGATACTGGCAAAGAGATAAGTATAAGCGAAAATATAGAGAGAGTAGAAAATGACGATAGCATAATATACATCGCTAAAAAATCAGGATATGTAGTTGAGAAAAATGGCTCATTTGACATTGAAGAGCGTATAGAGATAAATGAAGCAAATTTTAAAACAACTGGCTCTATTCAAGCAGGCACTGATACAAATGTGACTTTGGTGGTTAGGGAAACTGATACTATAAAAGACGCCATCGGCACTGGCATCATCGTGGAAGCTGACGAGATCGAGGTTAAAGGAAATGTCGGCGCAAATGCGATGGTTAAAGCAAATGAAGTAATAATCGGCGGTCAAACACACCAAAAGGCTAAAATTTATGCAAAGAATGCAAAAATTTCTATCCATATCGGTAAGGTTGAAGCTGAAAATGTCGAGATAGATAGGCTAGAAGGCGGAAATGTCGTAGCAAAAAGGGTTAAGATAAATAGCGTCGTTGGTGGCTCTATAACCGCTCAAAATATCCAAATAAATACGCTTGGCTCAAACTGCACTATCACAGCTTCACACTTAATAGACGTAAGATATCTAAGAGGCACTGACAATAAATTTATAATCGATACTAGCAAAATGCCTGAGAGTGCTGAGGCTACGCAAGAGCAATTAAATAAGATCGAAAATACAAAAGCAGAGCTTGCCTCTCTTCTAAAAAATATTGAAACAAAGAAAAATGTCATAAATGAAAATAAAGACTCGATTTATACCATAAAAGCAAAGGTAGAAGAGCTCTCAAAAGCTAAAGTGATACCGCCAGTTACCTTTATGAAAAAGCTAAAAGAGTATCAAGGTTTAGTCAATGAATACAACACTTTGCTAAAAATTTTTAAAGATAAAAAAGATTTGTTAGCTACTCTAAAAGATGAGCTTGAGATCATGCAAAATGGAATATTTTCTGCAAAAGTGATAAATAGAGGCAACTGGGTTGAACTAAATGAGATTAGATTTGTTATCGTTGATCCTCCACAAAATGTCACTTATATCTCAAAGCAAAATGAAACCGCTCATGCTATTACTTTAGAGAAGATCGGCGATGGCGATGAGGCTGAGTATAAGATCAAAAAGTCAAATAGATTAGAAGACTACACAGATACAAATTTTTAA
- the murJ gene encoding murein biosynthesis integral membrane protein MurJ, with protein MFIKGFFSNSVGIMVSRILGLIRDLLTASILGAGIFSDLFFIAFKIPNLFRRIFGEGAFTQAFLPNFTNSKKKAIFQAEIFIKFLLFIGALTLLVNLFTPYFIKIIASGLSEQNITDAVPLVRINFYYLALVYIVTFMGALLQYKGHFATTAFSTALLNLAMIASLLLARGKSESVVALYLSFGVVAGGVLQVLVHLVAMKFNALNKIFWGGLSGYFKGKRAQSKGFFINFYHGLLGSSAMQISAFMDTWLASFLVSGSISYLFYANRIFQLPLAIFAIALSQALFPKITRLLKQKDEINALVWTKKSFYLLLSALLAATITGIVLSEFIIWLLFERGNFVRANTTECAKVLSAYLVGLTPFGLAKIFSLWLYANMKQKEAAKISIICLVINLILAVILMQKFGAAGLAFASSLGGFLQLILYIRAFGAKRFLAIIEPKFIAAIAILAVLLYFGLTFLKDIFNANF; from the coding sequence ATGTTTATAAAAGGTTTTTTTTCAAACTCAGTTGGCATTATGGTTTCAAGAATTCTTGGACTTATAAGAGACCTTTTAACAGCTTCTATCCTTGGAGCTGGCATATTTAGTGATCTTTTTTTTATCGCTTTTAAAATACCAAATTTATTTCGCCGTATCTTTGGAGAAGGTGCCTTTACACAGGCATTTTTGCCAAATTTTACAAATAGCAAGAAAAAAGCGATTTTTCAAGCTGAAATTTTCATCAAATTTCTACTTTTTATAGGCGCATTAACGCTTCTTGTAAATTTATTTACGCCTTACTTTATAAAGATCATCGCAAGCGGTTTAAGCGAGCAAAATATCACAGATGCAGTGCCGCTTGTGCGTATAAATTTCTACTATCTAGCCCTTGTTTATATCGTCACTTTCATGGGTGCACTGCTTCAGTATAAAGGGCACTTTGCAACGACTGCATTTTCTACTGCGCTGCTAAATTTAGCCATGATCGCTTCACTACTTTTAGCTCGTGGCAAGAGCGAGAGCGTGGTCGCACTTTATCTTAGCTTTGGTGTCGTTGCAGGAGGTGTTTTGCAGGTTTTGGTGCATCTAGTTGCTATGAAATTTAACGCCTTAAATAAAATTTTTTGGGGCGGTCTAAGCGGATATTTTAAAGGCAAAAGAGCGCAGAGTAAAGGCTTTTTTATAAATTTCTATCACGGCCTACTTGGCTCAAGTGCTATGCAGATAAGCGCATTTATGGACACTTGGCTAGCTAGCTTTTTGGTAAGTGGCTCGATAAGCTACCTTTTTTATGCAAATAGAATTTTTCAGCTCCCACTTGCCATCTTTGCGATCGCGCTCTCTCAGGCGCTATTCCCAAAGATTACCAGACTTTTAAAGCAAAAAGATGAAATAAACGCCCTAGTTTGGACGAAAAAGAGCTTTTATCTGCTCCTTAGCGCTCTGCTAGCCGCTACGATCACAGGCATTGTTCTAAGCGAATTTATCATCTGGCTCTTGTTTGAGAGAGGAAATTTCGTAAGGGCAAATACGACCGAGTGTGCCAAGGTGCTAAGCGCCTATTTGGTGGGGCTTACGCCATTTGGTCTGGCTAAAATTTTCTCACTTTGGCTTTATGCAAATATGAAGCAAAAAGAGGCAGCCAAAATTTCCATCATCTGCCTTGTGATAAATTTGATCCTAGCAGTCATTTTGATGCAGAAATTTGGAGCAGCTGGCCTTGCATTTGCAAGCTCACTTGGGGGATTTTTACAGCTTATTTTATATATAAGAGCCTTTGGAGCTAAGCGATTTTTAGCTATAATCGAGCCTAAATTTATAGCCGCCATCGCTATTTTGGCGGTTTTGCTCTATTTTGGTTTAACATTTTTAAAGGATATATTTAATGCGAATTTTTGA